From Providencia sp. R33, a single genomic window includes:
- the glpK gene encoding glycerol kinase GlpK, which translates to MTTETTIEKKYIVALDQGTTSSRAVVLDHDANIVSISQREFTQIYPKPGWVEHDPMEIWASQSSTLVEVLAKADIRTDEVAGIGITNQRETTIVWEKATGKPIYNAIVWQCRRTADFCTHLKQNEKDLEEYIRQNTGLVVDPYFSGTKVKWILDHVEGARERAEKGELLFGTVDTWLVWKMTQGRVHVTDYTNASRTMLFNIRNLEWDDKILKALNIPRAMLPEVRPSSEVYGQTNIGGKGGTRIPISGMAGDQQAALYGQLCVKPGMAKNTYGTGCFLLLNTGETAVRSNHGLLTTIACGPKGEVNYALEGAVFVGGASIQWLRDELKLIDESTDSEYFATKVKDSNGVYVVPAFTGLGAPYWDPYARGAIFGLTRGANRNHIIRATLESIAYQTRDVLDAMQADSGERLKALRVDGGAVANNFLMQFQSDILGTPVERPEVRESTALGAAYLAGLAVGFWNNLDELQSKATIERVFKPGIETTERNFKYEGWKKAVARAQEWEDKA; encoded by the coding sequence ATGACAACTGAAACCACCATTGAAAAAAAATATATCGTTGCACTTGATCAAGGCACAACCAGTTCTCGAGCTGTCGTACTCGACCACGATGCGAATATTGTGAGCATTTCACAGCGTGAATTCACCCAAATTTATCCTAAACCGGGCTGGGTAGAACACGACCCAATGGAAATCTGGGCATCACAAAGTTCGACACTGGTTGAAGTGTTAGCCAAAGCGGATATTCGTACTGACGAAGTTGCAGGGATTGGTATCACTAACCAACGCGAAACGACCATTGTTTGGGAAAAAGCGACAGGTAAACCGATTTATAATGCCATTGTGTGGCAGTGCCGTCGTACCGCGGATTTCTGTACCCATCTCAAGCAAAATGAAAAAGATTTAGAAGAGTATATTCGCCAAAATACGGGCCTTGTCGTTGACCCCTATTTTTCGGGAACGAAAGTTAAGTGGATTTTAGACCACGTCGAAGGTGCTCGCGAACGCGCTGAAAAAGGTGAATTACTGTTTGGTACCGTTGATACATGGCTAGTCTGGAAAATGACCCAAGGCCGCGTACATGTGACCGACTACACTAACGCGTCTCGTACTATGTTGTTTAATATTCGCAACTTAGAGTGGGATGATAAAATTCTCAAAGCGTTAAACATCCCACGAGCAATGTTACCTGAAGTTCGCCCATCTTCTGAAGTGTATGGTCAAACCAACATTGGGGGTAAAGGTGGAACACGTATTCCTATTTCAGGTATGGCGGGTGACCAACAAGCAGCACTGTATGGCCAGCTGTGCGTAAAACCAGGCATGGCGAAAAATACCTATGGAACAGGCTGCTTCTTGCTGTTAAATACAGGGGAAACCGCGGTTCGTTCTAACCATGGTCTGTTGACCACTATCGCTTGCGGGCCAAAAGGGGAAGTGAATTATGCCCTAGAAGGGGCTGTGTTCGTTGGCGGGGCATCCATTCAGTGGTTGCGTGATGAATTAAAACTGATTGATGAATCCACAGACTCTGAATATTTCGCCACCAAGGTCAAAGACAGTAACGGCGTGTATGTTGTGCCTGCTTTCACTGGTTTAGGGGCACCATATTGGGACCCGTACGCCCGCGGTGCAATTTTCGGATTAACACGTGGCGCTAACCGTAACCACATCATCCGCGCAACGTTGGAATCTATCGCTTACCAAACTCGCGATGTGCTCGATGCGATGCAAGCTGACTCTGGCGAACGCTTAAAAGCACTGCGTGTTGATGGTGGCGCCGTAGCAAACAATTTCTTGATGCAGTTCCAATCTGACATTCTAGGCACGCCAGTTGAACGCCCTGAAGTACGTGAAAGTACCGCGTTGGGTGCAGCCTACCTTGCTGGTTTAGCTGTGGGTTTCTGGAATAACCTCGATGAGCTGCAAAGCAAAGCGACCATTGAACGCGTCTTTAAACCAGGTATTGAAACCACTGAGCGTAATTTCAAATACGAAGGCTGGAAAAAAGCGGTCGCACGAGCACAAGAGTGGGAAGATAAAGCGTAA
- the fpr gene encoding ferredoxin--NADP(+) reductase, with protein sequence MANWVTGKVIEAKFWTDTLFSLVIDAPIKPFTAGQYAKLGLEIEGERVQRAYSYVNAPSDNRLEFYFVIVPEGKLSPKLAQLKPNDTLQITDEAAGFFVLDEIPECKNLWMLSTGTAIGPFLSILQEGKDLERFEKIVLLHAVRYEKDLSYLPLMQKLEQQYQGKVKIVTVVSREHTQTSLHGRVPALIESHALENAVGLSLSPETCHVMLCGNPEMVRDTRDMLKNSHGMIKHLRRKPGHISSEQYW encoded by the coding sequence ATGGCAAATTGGGTAACTGGGAAAGTGATTGAAGCCAAGTTTTGGACGGATACATTGTTTAGCCTTGTCATCGACGCCCCCATTAAGCCTTTTACCGCAGGACAGTACGCAAAACTTGGCCTTGAAATCGAGGGAGAACGAGTTCAACGCGCCTATTCTTATGTGAATGCCCCCAGCGATAACCGACTTGAGTTTTATTTTGTCATTGTTCCAGAGGGCAAGCTTAGCCCTAAATTAGCACAACTGAAACCTAACGATACATTGCAAATAACCGATGAAGCCGCTGGATTCTTTGTCTTAGATGAAATTCCAGAGTGCAAAAATTTATGGATGCTTTCGACAGGAACCGCCATTGGCCCGTTCTTATCTATCCTACAAGAAGGCAAAGACCTTGAACGCTTTGAAAAAATCGTTTTATTACATGCTGTTCGATATGAAAAAGACTTGAGCTACCTGCCATTAATGCAAAAACTTGAGCAACAATACCAAGGGAAAGTAAAAATAGTCACGGTAGTCAGCCGAGAACACACGCAAACATCTTTGCATGGCCGAGTTCCCGCCCTCATCGAAAGCCATGCACTCGAAAATGCCGTTGGCTTATCCCTTTCACCTGAAACTTGCCATGTGATGCTGTGTGGTAACCCTGAAATGGTGCGTGACACACGGGATATGCTCAAAAATAGCCATGGTATGATTAAGCATTTACGCCGCAAACCGGGTCATATTTCCAGCGAACAATACTGGTAA
- a CDS encoding DUF805 domain-containing protein yields MTLQQWAFSFKGRIGRRPFWAGIAASFILVTVIVLLQNTFLLPEMVTLFLFILLLYPLAAIFSKRLHDRGKSGGWFALIVLAFALYSMDVSQFDPVWQWGIGRFLPLFISMIMLLDCGVFVGMDSANKYGEKTEPVNYL; encoded by the coding sequence ATGACATTACAACAATGGGCTTTTTCCTTCAAAGGTCGCATAGGTCGTCGGCCATTTTGGGCGGGTATTGCCGCCAGCTTTATTTTAGTGACCGTGATTGTCTTGCTACAGAATACATTTCTATTACCTGAAATGGTTACCCTCTTTCTTTTTATCCTCCTGCTTTATCCTTTAGCGGCTATCTTTTCAAAGCGCTTACACGATAGGGGGAAATCAGGCGGGTGGTTCGCATTAATTGTTTTGGCTTTTGCACTGTATTCTATGGATGTCAGTCAGTTTGATCCGGTTTGGCAGTGGGGGATTGGGCGGTTTTTACCCTTATTTATTTCGATGATTATGCTTCTGGATTGTGGCGTTTTTGTCGGAATGGATAGCGCAAATAAATACGGTGAAAAAACAGAGCCGGTGAATTATTTATAA
- a CDS encoding DUF1454 family protein, with amino-acid sequence MTQTLIRSISAIITIFVLSAPPLAIAQKVPTLPDTDFEVAYLAPDAASFDLTIPELRNQFNQAYKDLYLHEYKVIASQDIAAPYIRAASRINQQIYSSAVLERGSEKIKSLQITLLPTDNAQEAQENRQLMERYTLAIIHQFAPDVSLDKAPELTTGLNKFMADQNPTHAEEARLGGLRYILVKSDNNVLTFAVEPIKLEQQTP; translated from the coding sequence ATGACTCAAACCTTAATTCGTTCGATATCCGCCATCATAACCATTTTTGTACTCAGTGCGCCACCTTTGGCAATCGCGCAAAAAGTGCCGACCTTGCCTGATACTGACTTTGAAGTGGCTTACTTAGCCCCTGACGCGGCATCTTTTGATCTCACCATCCCTGAATTACGCAATCAGTTTAACCAAGCCTATAAAGATTTATATCTTCATGAGTATAAAGTGATTGCGAGCCAAGATATTGCCGCACCTTATATTCGTGCGGCATCACGTATCAACCAACAAATCTATTCTTCTGCGGTGCTTGAGCGCGGTAGCGAAAAAATAAAAAGCTTACAAATCACCTTGCTCCCAACAGATAACGCACAAGAAGCCCAAGAAAATCGTCAATTAATGGAGCGCTATACCCTTGCGATTATCCATCAATTCGCTCCAGATGTTTCTTTAGATAAAGCCCCTGAGCTGACCACTGGCTTAAATAAATTTATGGCGGATCAAAACCCAACTCATGCGGAAGAAGCTCGATTAGGCGGCCTGCGATATATTTTAGTAAAAAGTGACAATAATGTGCTTACTTTTGCTGTTGAACCGATTAAGCTAGAGCAACAAACACCCTAA
- the emrD gene encoding multidrug efflux MFS transporter EmrD: MRKLEHFNLLIMLIALAAVGQMTQTIYVPVIAEIAVYFNEPSGAVQKVMAAYLFSYGFSQLLYGPLSDQIGRRPVILAGLTIFLFSTIVAIFAPTLNTLTIASGMQGLGTGVAGVMARTMPRDLYKGTALRYANSLLNMGVLVSPLLAPMFGGILAHFFGWHACYIFLFILGGSVLFSMYRWLPETRPVSPEKRKMLASYRELLSNGAFLSYLAMLIGALAGIAVFEASSGVLMGGVLGLSSITVSILFILPIPAAFFGAWYAGREGKTFYNLMWQSVLICLLAGLMMWMPSWFGIMNTWTLLVPAAVFFFGAGMLFPLATTGAMEPFPYLAGAAGALVGGLQNVGSGVATWISSLMPQHGQFSLGLLMFLMSALVLLCWLPLARRMGHSERTV, translated from the coding sequence ATGAGAAAGCTGGAACATTTCAATCTGTTAATAATGCTTATTGCATTGGCGGCTGTCGGCCAAATGACACAAACTATTTATGTCCCTGTGATTGCTGAAATTGCAGTCTACTTTAATGAGCCTTCTGGAGCGGTTCAGAAGGTGATGGCGGCATACTTATTTTCATATGGTTTTTCGCAATTATTATATGGCCCATTATCTGACCAAATTGGTCGTAGACCCGTTATTTTAGCAGGGCTAACCATTTTCTTATTTTCGACAATAGTGGCAATTTTTGCACCAACTTTAAATACGCTGACTATTGCTAGTGGTATGCAAGGTCTGGGTACTGGGGTTGCGGGTGTGATGGCGAGAACCATGCCCCGAGATTTATATAAAGGTACTGCATTACGTTATGCAAATAGTTTATTAAATATGGGAGTGTTAGTTAGCCCATTATTAGCGCCGATGTTCGGTGGGATATTGGCACACTTTTTTGGCTGGCATGCTTGTTATATTTTCCTGTTTATCCTAGGTGGGAGTGTGTTATTTAGCATGTATCGTTGGCTACCGGAAACTCGCCCAGTATCACCAGAAAAACGTAAGATGCTGGCGTCATACCGTGAATTGCTCTCTAATGGCGCTTTTTTATCTTACTTAGCCATGTTAATTGGCGCGCTGGCGGGGATTGCCGTTTTTGAAGCGAGTAGCGGTGTTTTAATGGGCGGCGTATTAGGTCTCAGTAGCATCACCGTCAGTATCTTATTTATATTACCAATTCCTGCGGCTTTTTTTGGGGCGTGGTATGCAGGGCGTGAAGGAAAAACGTTTTACAACTTGATGTGGCAATCCGTATTAATTTGTTTGCTGGCAGGTTTAATGATGTGGATGCCGAGTTGGTTTGGCATCATGAATACATGGACATTGTTAGTGCCTGCAGCGGTATTTTTCTTTGGCGCAGGGATGTTATTTCCCCTCGCGACCACTGGGGCAATGGAGCCATTCCCGTATTTAGCTGGCGCGGCAGGCGCGTTGGTAGGCGGCTTACAAAATGTCGGTTCTGGTGTGGCAACATGGATTTCTTCATTAATGCCACAGCACGGGCAATTTAGCCTTGGTTTGCTGATGTTTTTAATGTCGGCCTTAGTGCTTTTATGTTGGCTGCCGTTGGCTCGCCGTATGGGGCATTCAGAAAGAACGGTTTGA